TCACACATGTTCATAGTGAGATGGGCTGATGTTCGGACAATCACTCCCGTGGTCTCACACTGCAGCACACAGTTCTCCATGTTCAGAGTCCCCTGACGCACACCTGACAGAAACcacaggaaatgacacaacagGACAGTCAGCATGTTAACAGATAGcttcactgtttattttatatcacaCAGCAACATGTGTGCACGACACGTAGGCCTGAAAGATGCAATTCATACAAAAATCTCCAAATTTGAAAAGTTTTTGATGCCAAATCACAGCTTGTTTCAGGCTGCAAATAATCATCAGTCATTatctgtcagttattttctcgagtaatcgattagttgtttgatgtacaaaatgtcaggaaatggtgaaaaatgtcgatTAGTGTTTCCCAAAGTCCACGATaacatcctcaaatgtcttgttttgtcctaaAACCAAAGATATGCAGTTTTGCTGTCATGGGGAAGGAAAGAAACCAGACAATactcacatttaaaaagctgcaGTGCGATAATTTCGACTTTTTCTTCCTTGAAAAATTgtttaaaacaattaatttatTATCAGAATAGTTGGCAGTTAATTTAAAAGTTCACAACTAgtcaattaatcgattaatcacTGCAGCTTTAATAGTGTTCCTCAAAGTCCTGCTGTCTTAATGAGGAACTCTGGAGggatttttgaccatttttcgAGTGGtaataaaaagattaaatcTATCACAATATCTGTGTGACAAATGGTATCAACCTAAAAATTGCTGCAACAACTAACGAGGCATAACTGAGCATGTGAATGGCCATCATGTACTTCTACCATAGTGTTCTAGGCTCTATATGCTCTAAACTCTAAAAGTTCCAATAGCcacctaaaccaaaccacaatGTTTATTACAGATTTATGACTAGAAAAACTTGACACTCAGTGCTGAGatgcatctcaaattaatcttGAGGTTCCAGCTTTCAGACGATGTAAACCACTTCTATGTAGCAAAAACTATTGACCTGCTGTCTCCCCCTAAAGATCCCCTGTCCACCTTATAAAAGACAAAATGGGTCTATTGTTGGGAGGGGTGGAAGAGAAGAGGTTAACTGAAAGTTTTGTAGATTATAACTATAATATCACATTTAATGACTGTGTTTTCAACATAAAACAGATTCTACAGGATCTGTTGGACCAATTTTCTGGTAAAagcacttaaaaaaagaaaattcttaaCAACATGACAGTGTTTTAAACAGGTGTACAGGGGGGAGCCACAGTAACAGTGTGTACTCACACAGAATGCCCTCAATAGCATCGTGCTGGATGAACTTGATGTTGGACATCCGTATGTCAGCTCCGGTTGACTCCACAAATGAGTcgcctttgtttttcttctcaatCACCACCTCATCAGGAAGCCCGAAGCCTGACGCACAGACAAGAGTAAtgacgtgtgtatgtgtgtgtgttttcagactgCACTGCTCACCTGTGAGGTTTAAACCCAGAGGGATATAACCCCTCTTCTCACAGGGATTCATTTAACACATCCAGATACACTTAAGCAATCTGAGGCAAACCAGTTAACAGACAAAGCTGACCAATGATGACCAACACCACCAAGACACATTATGTCAAAACAGTCAGAGTGTATTTATCACAAGGTAACATGAGGAGAAAGGACACAACCCTGCAGGGAGCCAGTACTAATTGATTTACAACTACGCTCTCCAAACACTGATCATGTCAGCGGAAACAAGATAAGAGCTGTTTACCTTCTATAGTGATGGAGTCAGGCAGAAAGATGGAGCTGCTGACACTGTAGATCCCTGGGAGAACTATGACCACATCATCCTGATGGCAGGCTTCCACTGCTGACACTGGGTCTCTGTGGaactaaacacaaacatgcaaacacacacagcttagAGGGGCTCACTCACTGAGTgtatacatactgtacagtttAGAGCTGAGCCTGAGAGCTCCCACAGAAGCCAGAGTTTCCTTCTCTCTGGCGCCACTCTCAGGACAAGCTTTAGATGTGGCCCCACTGGAAACAAGGATCTAAGAAGAGAACACGTGTCTCTTCATTTTAAACTATCCAACAGTTTCACTGAGGCGATTAATGTCAATGTACAAAGCACCCGGCTTCACCCCGGCTGTTCTCTAACTCAGCTGAGTGCACGGAAAGTGTTTAAGAAGTCATGATGCCGTTacacaagataatccacagattttgttgtgagcagtttcacataggaactattttcttttgacTGAACTGCACTCcacacacttccttctgcaagGTGATTCCTTTGGAGGGTGTGATTTGGTGTGTGGTGGTACTGACCTGAATCTCAGTGTCCTCAGAGGAACACAGAGGCAGCAGTCTGTCACTGAGGAGGGACTGGAGCTGGGTGGTGCTGCAGGAGGCTGTGACCACATGGACCACCTTCACACCCGACTCTCTGGGCCCCCGACTCTGCGCACACTGCTGCCTGGCATTGCCTCTGTAGCCCAGCACATACCTGGAGAGGAAGTGATGGAGgtaatgatgatgaggaggaagatACTGACGGAAGATTGgattagagacagagagaggaagtaGTGGCGATGGTGTGGGGAGAATCTCAACACATCTGTTACCTCAGCAGGGGGTTCTCTATGATGTGCAGCTTGCGTTTGAACGTCTCCAGCTGGTCGTAGAGCTTCAGGCCCTCCACCATGGACACGTTGTCTGGCTCTGAGTCTGAGTCGGCGCTGAGGCCGCTGCGCAGCACAAAGAACTGCTGGAAGCACTGGGAGCATTTTTCCAGTAAGGCCTGATACTCTGCCACCAGGCCTGCTGGGACTCTGTCCTCTAAGATGTCGTAGTAGCTGAGAGAAGATGCATTTTCAAACAGGAATCATAGGAATAAAACAACACTTATTAATACTACGTCATCCCCCAGACACAAGGTGCACTCACAGCCTGAGGCGAGGCTCCACACAACGAACAAAGTAGTCAAAGTCATCgtcttcatcttcctcatccCACTCTCTCCAGATGTGCTTATAGAAAAACCTGCGgatagaagaagaggaagacatATCTGGGTATTAAATTCAgactctttaaaaacacaaacgaGCAAACTTCAGGCACAGAATCATCTCGGGAGTCTCACCTGAGGTGCTCGACAGCGAGGGCGGTCTGATCAAAGTCCCCAGACTGCTCGTAGACCACCAGGAGCTCCTGCAGAGGGACTTTGTGCTGAGTGGCCTCCAGCAGAGACGTCATGGCGTCCTCGGTGAGTTCACAGCCTCTGGTGTCACACTGCAGAGGCAGCGCCAGCTTCACACACGCCTTCAGATCCTTCCAGTCCACATCACACACCTGGAATCATAAGCACTTCTTTAGCTGCAACACTGGAAGTCATGAACCACTGTTTACTGTAAATGCGTTCTACCAAATTTCCTATGtggataaaaatatattttggcagTTGCTCAAATGTAACTTGTGTGTCAAATCAATGACCAAGTGACCAAGGTACATTCATAATATTAACAAAAACATGTCTGAAAGTTGGTCTCACCTCCACCAGGACATCGAAGACATCAGTAGACCACAAAGCCAACCAATCACACGGCTCCACCACCTTCTCCAGGTAGTCTGCTGTGAAGGCCTTCACCTCAGATGGCTTACAGTCTCCtacacacagatatacacacaAGGACTGAGCTCAGGGATGAAATGAtttagaattattattattttattgtatttgagTGTGACTATGTAGGATTGTGTGCTGTTACCGAGCATGTAGTCCTGGTACGCCTTGAACCTCTCATAGAAGAGCAGGTGGCTGGTCTGGAAGATGTCGGGAAGACTTGAATTCACTCCTTCACGGTGCTCACATCTCTGCAGCTGAGTCCCAGATTTCTCAGAGATTAAATGGTCTGTGCCACTGTCATCATCACTCTCATCGTCATCACTctcatcttcatcctcctcttcattcTGAAACAGAGCTGTTGGGAGAAACGTATGGATTACGAGCTGTAGAGGAATTTTATTGCTCTTTTCTACCTTTGGaggttcagcagcagtggttcATACACAAGTGTTCCACTGGAAATATACACTTGGCTAAATTACAACTGGTTGCACCTCAGAGATACCGGTTACGTCGCCCACCAGCAGGAGTGCTGGTCCAGTgcggcacagtgcattctggtagttgtaggttttctacctcttgagcaaaatgCAAATGCCACggccctttttctctgtttactTTGATTGTTTTGCttcaatttcaaaagtatttgcatcttttcacAGCGTAGACAaaccagttttatgaaaagctGTGAAATCCTTCTTTAACACGCTTCAGCTGATTTCCACCGACATCCTGCAAACAGGTTAAACCAGTGCTACCAGTAAAAGTAGCAACTTCTCCATCTGAGTACTGAGCAGTATCTGTGATGGGCTACATGGTGGAATGGACAACAgagtgtatgtgtctgtttctgtctgccCCCCAGCcacacatttctgtctgttctttacgatttttttttttggacagtatttgcctttattgataggacagctaagACAGATAGGAAAGGTGGGAGAAAGAGGGGGACAGTCACAAATGTCTACAACAGAGGCATCAAACATAAACCTGTCATCCTTTTATccagcccactggatgactttgcacaggatggcccaccagcagatggagacatgacatAGAATACTTTTTAGTGTatataacattcattcattgtgcacaATAAGAAacagcatgttggccgattctgctGACAATTGCCAATATTCCATGCATCCCTAACACAGGTTATTCTGCGATGGTTTTACTGCTGTGGCCCaactgagatcaaattgggctgtatgttGCCCATGAACTAAAACAAGTTTGGCACCCCAGGTTTACGCTGTGGACTGAATACACATAAGTAATTTGCCTGATAACAGATTATATGAATTACTACACCCTTTAATTTCACCAACCCTCAGAGGGAGTCCATGAAAAACAGGGTCATCCAGCTGGCACCTCAGCCAAACATGGAAAAAGTTAGTATCagctgagggagggaggaggcaaAAGCAGACACAGAGAATGAGCCTTAATTACATTTCAAGCTTGTCTTGGTCCCAGTTCATGTAGGACTGATGGGGGTGGTGctgctacaacaacaacaacaacagcagcagcagcagcaactttACCACTGACACTTTCATCACCCTGACTTTTCAGGATGCACCAATAAACAGATCTGATCGTGTATCATGAGCTGATTCAAAATTGTGGTGCAGATATTTGGTCTTACAGTGCAGGATGGGTTGTAAAAATTGGGGGAAAATACGTGTTGTCTCATATCAGTTAGCTACGTCACTGGTTTCCAAACTAACCACAACGTTAGATGGCATTGAACAGCATCTGGCTCCACTGGTTTGGGGCAGAAAAgatatgaaaacacacaaactgtgaCTGTTACTGTCACATTAACACAGGAAACACTGTTTAAACGTGTTTAACTGCACACCGACCCAACTACATCAGAGGCTCAACTTACACCAGGCAACACTAGTTTAAACGCTAATTACTGACACTAGCTAACACTGCTAGCGTATTTTAAACATGACTAATTAAAACACGACACAGACCTTGACTTATCCCGGACACAGGATGTAACTCCTCAGGAGTCCCGTTGTTCTTCTCCGTGTCGATATCAACGTTAACGAAGGACTCGAAATCCTCCACCATGATGTCCGTCATCTCGTCCCCAGTTTCTTTCGTCGGGTTTTCTCGAGCTTCCTGCTCCATGGAGGATTAAAAACAATTGTTTAATACGTTAACAAATATATAGGTCGGTTTTAATGAGCTAACAGCGAGCAGCGATACGAAGTTTTGTCAgtttgacacaaacacacacaaacttaacTGCACCCACCCAGTAACTTTCAAAATGTTCCCGGTCTGGGGAGCCACAGCCAATCAGGAGCGGTAAAATCGCAGGATGTCCCGCCCTCTCATCCCCAAGCGACTGTGAGCCAATGAGAAGAGAGACGTCAGCTTGCTCCGCCCTGCTTATTAGTaggctgtttctgctttgacATGTGTCTGAGTGTAAATATcgacatttaatttaatttattcagtGTAATTAGACCAAAccttaaaatgtgtgtgtttaactaaCTAACTCAGAAATTTTGCAACTAGAGAAATTCAAATAAAAGAATATTGCTGATGGACTCCTTAGGGACAGCTGGGAGGAGGACTTACTGGATGGTAACATTCTTACAGAAGAAAAGATTTGTatgcaaatataaatatataaaagtgCAAGTGTGTTTCATAATGAGTTTCTTTCTGACTTGAAAGCCCTTAAACTCGTGAAAAATCAAAATGCAATGGAACTTTTTAGCGTTTTTACTGTAGTTgaaaatggtttaaaaacaaaaaaagaaacatgtagcccctaatttattttttttatcattcatttttctttatAAAGCTAAtgtcttgtatttatttaatactCCAATAATTACTTCAATAATTCTTGGATCTAATGCAAAGATCTTAAAGCTTAAATGTTGTTTATACAATAGAAATTGTTCAATTAAAAACCAGACCAAATATTGTAAGTTACGAACTAACTAATTATTTTGTTCTGTCCCTCTGTGACAGTAATACAATTTTGTGAGGGTGAATAACTGTCCTAACACTTATGAAGTAAACTTGTTTTGTATATACATGTCTAAAATATtatgttaaaaatattttcttagatttttatattttcagtgtgcttattatttcatattttgaacattatttcaattttttgaacaatttaaatatttttaaattaatagaatattatgttattttatgaaagatgaTGTCAAACATGACTTTCATAAAACACAAAGGgtacaggaagaggaggagcgaAATAATCAAGGTTAACAAGGCTTTAATAGATTCGATCACAGCACCAGCTTCAGTCAAAGATGCTCCAACATCAGTCCTGGGAGGTCACAAAGGCTGCATATAATGGCACAGTCCTTGTAGCTTTAGAGTTTTTTGAATATTTAATGGCACCAATATATTCATTGAATTCATTCTTGGATATAGGAAATAATGGTTTGCATTTgtggatgtgtttgtgtatgtttagACGAACATTAGAATGTCTgaccaaaataaatccaaaacaaatgtgaaacagtTTCGACTGAACGTTTACAAAATTAGCAGTCagaattattttaaatgtaacttCTCTCCTTTTATTAGTAAGAAAAAATTTGAGATGCAAAGCCTACCTCTCTCCCCAAGGCACATTCTCCAGTATACCATTCCATAATGAAAATATGTAAAGAACTGTgacaattttttaattttatttattaataataataataataataataataataacaatacaggAACAATTTGAAAATGCGCACATATTTATATGTTTGCTGCATTATACAAACTGTCTGTTGCAACCACATCTTGTCACCACTGGGGGGCAGCAGTAGTCTGAGTCAAACCTGAGGCACTGatgacagaagaagaagcagacggAAGTGTTTTGGTGAAACGTTTCCGGGTCTTGGAAACAACCATAAGGTAAAATATGGTGAATTAACTGACTGATTTCTTATTATAAAGGTTAAGTATGTGAAACGAAGTTGTAATATGTCCGCCACGAGATGTGGTTTAACGGAACCGACGCACAGCTCTTTTACCGGCGCGCATCACCACGTCAGGTAGCCGCTAGCGTCAGCATGCTAACGATTCATGCTACAGTCTGTGGTTTCATGCTGCACCACAGAAAGCTATGTCCCTCTCGCAGATTTACTTCTCACATTATGGTGTGTCTGTGATGTTGTCGCGGGAGATGTTGCGCACATCATTTCCACAACTTATTCTACTTCACCCGCGCGCTTGTGTTCAGGGTTACAGAAGCTAAACCCCATTAGCCCCGTCATAGCAGTAAGGTGCAGATTCAgaagcagctcctgtgttcagtgacgttaaatcactgtttttatcaatggattctggctttgaagagagcgacaCAACAGCTCCAGTTAACTGTTGGAAGTTGCTGTCTGGCTGTAAGGTAAGGTGGtgaaaatatatcaaatattgcgtacacttacactgatacCGATTTTTTTAGGTTGcctaaatacattttgttgttgatcttatccacagcagcacactgcGGGTCATGCCGACTCACATCTTGCatataatacactgactatggataagaacctcacacacctcaacTTATAACGATCCAAACTACCTGTTCAAGTAAATATAAGTATGTGAGATGACTCAGTATCAACAGATAATCAGTAATTAAAGATTCAAATTAGACCCAAAAAAGGATTGTACATCTCTACTTTCTGTGCACTTTTTTACTTGTCTGTAGTGCTCCCCTAAGGTTAAAGCTCAAAGTGTGAGTGTTAAGGCTGAGAAGGATCATTTAAGGCAGgagtgtccaaacttttttaaatgggggccagattagataatgtaaaaaaataccTGCAGAGCCAGCGTCTTGATGTTTCTTGCATCATGtgctagaaaaaaaatcacatacaaatgacaaaaatgcaACTGTTTCATCTCTAGGTAAATAAGTATTCAACTTTCCTGAAAGCAGCGGCCCTCGCACTTGAGCCTGTGGCCATGGCCCTATGTGACTATGGGgtagctgtggctcagaggtagagcgggttgtccactGACCGGAAGATTGGTGGTTCGATCAGTGGTTCGATCAGTCTCCACCTGTCGATGTCAAAATACTGAtagggcaagatactgaaccctgaATTGCTTCCAATTGCCCCATCAGTGTGAGACcttgtgaatggttactgacaCCATGTAAGGTATctttggccaccagtgtgtgaatgggtgaatgtgatgtAGTGTGAAagagctttgagtggttggaagactagaaaggcgctacaCAAGTGCAGTCAATTTACCAGGTCTGCTATCTAGAAGGAAATATCCAGTCTAGGGTAATTCCTC
The Epinephelus lanceolatus isolate andai-2023 chromosome 2, ASM4190304v1, whole genome shotgun sequence DNA segment above includes these coding regions:
- the shcbp1 gene encoding SHC SH2 domain-binding protein 1 isoform X2, translating into MTDIMVEDFESFVNVDIDTEKNNGTPEELHPVSGISQALFQNEEEDEDESDDDESDDDSGTDHLISEKSGTQLQRCEHREGVNSSLPDIFQTSHLLFYERFKAYQDYMLGDCKPSEVKAFTADYLEKVVEPCDWLALWSTDVFDVLVEVCDVDWKDLKACVKLALPLQCDTRGCELTEDAMTSLLEATQHKVPLQELLVVYEQSGDFDQTALAVEHLRFFYKHIWREWDEEDEDDDFDYFVRCVEPRLRLYYDILEDRVPAGLVAEYQALLEKCSQCFQQFFVLRSGLSADSDSEPDNVSMVEGLKLYDQLETFKRKLHIIENPLLRYVLGYRGNARQQCAQSRGPRESGVKVVHVVTASCSTTQLQSLLSDRLLPLCSSEDTEIQFHRDPVSAVEACHQDDVVIVLPGIYSVSSSIFLPDSITIEGFGLPDEVVIEKKNKGDSFVESTGADIRMSNIKFIQHDAIEGILCVRQGTLNMENCVLQCETTGVIVRTSAHLTMNMCDLYGSKGAGVEIYPGSVCSLVGNGIHHCKDGILIKDFADGLDGMPSITMENNVIHNNEGYGVILVKPNNGEQHGAPQDRSGEDSAGPTAEDKQQEGVTDLPVVSTTNPTSSGSADVQPESAENNNSTDGDAASTSGKKWQFSRQLSRNKETSCSRAVQDLMDHQIFVSIQGNQFRRNGMGDFGTFFY
- the shcbp1 gene encoding SHC SH2 domain-binding protein 1 isoform X1 — translated: MEQEARENPTKETGDEMTDIMVEDFESFVNVDIDTEKNNGTPEELHPVSGISQALFQNEEEDEDESDDDESDDDSGTDHLISEKSGTQLQRCEHREGVNSSLPDIFQTSHLLFYERFKAYQDYMLGDCKPSEVKAFTADYLEKVVEPCDWLALWSTDVFDVLVEVCDVDWKDLKACVKLALPLQCDTRGCELTEDAMTSLLEATQHKVPLQELLVVYEQSGDFDQTALAVEHLRFFYKHIWREWDEEDEDDDFDYFVRCVEPRLRLYYDILEDRVPAGLVAEYQALLEKCSQCFQQFFVLRSGLSADSDSEPDNVSMVEGLKLYDQLETFKRKLHIIENPLLRYVLGYRGNARQQCAQSRGPRESGVKVVHVVTASCSTTQLQSLLSDRLLPLCSSEDTEIQFHRDPVSAVEACHQDDVVIVLPGIYSVSSSIFLPDSITIEGFGLPDEVVIEKKNKGDSFVESTGADIRMSNIKFIQHDAIEGILCVRQGTLNMENCVLQCETTGVIVRTSAHLTMNMCDLYGSKGAGVEIYPGSVCSLVGNGIHHCKDGILIKDFADGLDGMPSITMENNVIHNNEGYGVILVKPNNGEQHGAPQDRSGEDSAGPTAEDKQQEGVTDLPVVSTTNPTSSGSADVQPESAENNNSTDGDAASTSGKKWQFSRQLSRNKETSCSRAVQDLMDHQIFVSIQGNQFRRNGMGDFGTFFY